One genomic segment of Leptospira wolbachii serovar Codice str. CDC includes these proteins:
- a CDS encoding MBOAT family O-acyltransferase → MAKLLGFIRFVGLRRLLLLISLGNSLGILFFFKYGHFIAENWAYISGFAVANSSFWSDWLLPVGISFYTFQSISYVVDVYQRELNPERNFLSYLLFLSFFPQLVAGPIVTAKSFLPQIRRPLPFLKTPVFFAIFLILLGLFKKMVLADHLAETSDFVFGRPADISTKALWIGMFSYSLQIYCDFSGYTDIAQGSALLFGFRLPENFRMPYFSDGFSEFWTRWHISLSQWLKKYIYISLGGNRIGPIFTYRNLFLVMAIGGLWHGASWNFVFWGCCHGILLILERMARGSKLWSFPWLRPFRILGTFFTVSLLWIFFRSVDFESSLCYLQGLFVKNDGFSLPYTMEMNFLYCVFVIFIGHILGIFYFSDNKQLLGRFEKWQNSLGKTAFLGVLASILMIMIVLFSADSKPFVYFVF, encoded by the coding sequence GTGGCGAAACTCCTCGGTTTTATCCGTTTTGTTGGCTTACGTCGCCTCCTTCTATTGATTTCGCTTGGGAATAGTCTCGGAATCTTATTCTTTTTTAAGTATGGTCACTTTATTGCTGAAAATTGGGCATATATATCTGGCTTCGCGGTGGCCAATTCCAGTTTTTGGAGCGATTGGCTGCTTCCTGTGGGAATATCTTTTTACACCTTCCAATCCATATCTTATGTTGTTGATGTATACCAAAGAGAACTAAATCCCGAACGAAATTTTCTCTCTTATTTACTTTTTCTTTCTTTTTTCCCGCAATTGGTCGCAGGTCCCATTGTCACGGCAAAGTCCTTTTTGCCTCAAATCCGTAGGCCTCTCCCCTTTTTGAAAACCCCCGTTTTTTTTGCCATTTTTCTCATCCTTCTCGGACTCTTTAAAAAGATGGTTCTGGCGGATCATTTGGCGGAAACTTCTGACTTTGTTTTTGGCCGTCCTGCGGATATTTCCACGAAAGCACTTTGGATCGGTATGTTTTCTTATTCTTTGCAGATTTATTGTGATTTTTCGGGTTATACTGACATTGCCCAAGGATCGGCACTTCTGTTTGGGTTTCGATTGCCTGAAAATTTTAGGATGCCTTACTTTTCCGACGGATTTTCGGAATTTTGGACTCGTTGGCATATTTCCCTTTCCCAGTGGCTAAAAAAGTACATTTATATCTCGCTCGGTGGCAACCGAATCGGCCCGATCTTTACTTATAGAAATTTATTTCTCGTCATGGCCATTGGAGGACTTTGGCACGGTGCTTCTTGGAACTTTGTTTTTTGGGGTTGTTGTCACGGAATTTTACTGATCTTAGAAAGAATGGCTCGGGGATCCAAGTTATGGAGTTTTCCTTGGTTGCGACCCTTTCGAATCCTTGGAACCTTTTTTACGGTGAGTTTGCTTTGGATTTTCTTTCGGAGCGTTGATTTTGAAAGTTCACTGTGCTACCTACAGGGTCTTTTTGTTAAAAACGATGGTTTTTCACTTCCTTATACAATGGAGATGAACTTTCTTTATTGTGTTTTCGTGATTTTCATAGGACATATACTTGGGATTTTTTATTTTTCTGACAACAAGCAGTTGTTAGGTAGGTTTGAAAAATGGCAGAATTCATTAGGAAAAACCGCTTTTTTGGGTGTTTTGGCATCAATTTTGATGATTATGATAGTTTTGTTTTCGGCCGATAGCAAACCTTTTGTGTATTTTGTATTCTAG
- the asd gene encoding aspartate-semialdehyde dehydrogenase encodes MEKIKVGVLGATGSVGQRFIQLLENHPYFTVTHLAASEKSAGQTYGEVMKSRWKISSDIPAYAKDIIISLPNPEVTKGVQLVFSGLDASIAGEVETAYAEAGVMVLSNSKNHRMDPNVPILSAEVNAHHLDVLQFQKTKGKIITNSNCTIMGVTISLKPLMDAFGLKSVMLFSMQAISGAGYPGVPTMDILGNVVPYIGGEEDKAEEEPQKCLGTVKDGIIQSADFKISAHCNRVPVFDGHTVCVSVSFDKKPKKEEILKVWADFQGEPQKLGLPFAPNPAILYREENDRPQPRLDLETGRGMTTVVGRLREDPILDWKWVVLSHNTIRGAAGAAILNAELLYKKGFFN; translated from the coding sequence ATGGAAAAAATCAAAGTTGGAGTCCTGGGAGCAACAGGTTCCGTCGGTCAAAGATTCATTCAACTTTTGGAGAATCACCCTTATTTCACGGTGACTCATTTGGCAGCTTCAGAAAAAAGTGCCGGCCAAACGTATGGTGAGGTAATGAAATCTCGTTGGAAGATTTCCTCCGATATCCCTGCTTACGCTAAAGACATTATTATCTCTTTACCAAATCCCGAAGTGACGAAGGGCGTGCAACTCGTGTTCAGCGGTCTGGATGCCTCCATTGCAGGAGAAGTAGAAACTGCTTACGCAGAAGCGGGTGTGATGGTTCTTTCCAATTCTAAAAATCATAGAATGGATCCGAACGTTCCGATTCTTTCTGCGGAAGTAAATGCACACCATTTGGATGTTTTGCAATTCCAAAAGACCAAAGGAAAAATCATTACCAATTCCAATTGTACGATCATGGGAGTTACCATTTCTTTAAAGCCACTTATGGATGCTTTTGGACTGAAGTCTGTGATGTTATTTTCTATGCAGGCAATCTCTGGTGCGGGTTATCCGGGAGTTCCGACTATGGACATTCTTGGGAATGTTGTGCCTTATATTGGTGGGGAAGAAGACAAAGCCGAAGAGGAACCACAGAAATGTTTGGGAACGGTGAAAGACGGAATCATTCAGTCAGCAGATTTTAAAATTTCGGCTCATTGCAATCGAGTCCCGGTTTTTGACGGACATACAGTTTGTGTCTCTGTTTCCTTTGACAAAAAACCAAAAAAAGAAGAGATTCTTAAGGTTTGGGCCGATTTTCAAGGGGAACCGCAGAAATTGGGATTGCCGTTTGCACCAAATCCGGCTATTCTCTACCGCGAAGAAAATGATAGGCCTCAACCACGTCTTGATTTAGAGACAGGTAGGGGAATGACCACTGTTGTCGGAAGACTTCGGGAAGATCCAATCCTAGATTGGAAATGGGTAGTACTGTCGCATAACACGATTCGAGGTGCGGCTGGTGCTGCGATTTTGAATGCAGAGTTATTGTATAAAAAAGGATTTTTTAACTAA
- the pyk gene encoding pyruvate kinase — MPAIEQLRARKTKIVCTIGPATASKEMIRSLALAGMNIARINMSHGDHEFHRKVIRIIKSLNKDELHKHPISILLDTQGPEIRTGDVQNDLHLKVGETFTFHIIPGMEAEAQSVFVNYRDIVKDLKVGDKVTVDNGLINLAVQEIRENELVCTVLDGGKLGSRKHINLPGIRVNLPSITPKDLKDILFGLEEDIDFVALSFVRSQEDVIQLRGIIDEKNHHAQIIAKIEDQEGLKNLDAIIRESDGIMVARGDLGVEIEIEELPIVQRRIIKRCQEEGKRVIVATHLLESMIQNPSPTRAEVTDVANAVYEEADAIMLSGETAMGKFPVRCVELLDKIARRMEMSINLGLAAQRKPKDQKEEMARSAANLADSMQAHAIIAITRRGITANNLASFHPKYPIVHAFTNMTSVRRKLWLTRGVIPYRVDFSSDPEKTIKLAIQTLVNNGYLQMGEKVVILSDIIAGEDRVETIQVREVK; from the coding sequence ATGCCTGCTATTGAACAACTAAGAGCTCGAAAAACAAAAATCGTTTGTACCATTGGTCCTGCGACTGCCTCCAAAGAAATGATCCGAAGTTTAGCTTTGGCCGGAATGAACATCGCAAGGATCAATATGAGCCATGGAGATCATGAGTTTCATAGAAAGGTCATTCGAATTATTAAATCTTTAAACAAAGATGAATTACACAAACATCCCATTTCTATCCTTCTTGATACCCAAGGGCCAGAGATTCGAACGGGAGATGTACAAAATGACCTTCATCTAAAAGTCGGTGAGACTTTTACTTTTCATATTATCCCTGGAATGGAAGCCGAGGCACAAAGTGTTTTTGTAAACTACAGAGATATTGTTAAAGATCTAAAAGTTGGAGATAAAGTTACTGTCGATAACGGACTTATCAACCTGGCAGTGCAAGAGATTCGTGAAAACGAGCTCGTTTGCACTGTGTTAGACGGCGGTAAGCTCGGTTCGAGAAAACATATCAATCTGCCTGGAATTCGAGTAAATCTACCGTCGATCACTCCGAAAGACTTAAAAGATATTCTTTTTGGTTTGGAAGAGGATATTGATTTTGTGGCTTTATCGTTTGTTCGTTCCCAGGAAGATGTAATCCAACTTCGTGGTATCATAGATGAAAAGAATCACCATGCACAAATCATCGCCAAGATTGAAGACCAAGAAGGCCTAAAAAACTTAGATGCCATCATTCGAGAGTCTGATGGCATTATGGTGGCGCGTGGGGATTTGGGAGTAGAGATCGAAATCGAAGAACTTCCCATTGTACAAAGAAGAATCATCAAACGTTGCCAAGAAGAAGGGAAACGTGTGATTGTCGCAACGCATCTATTAGAATCTATGATTCAGAATCCTTCCCCTACAAGAGCAGAAGTGACAGACGTTGCCAATGCTGTGTATGAAGAGGCTGATGCCATTATGTTGTCTGGGGAAACGGCAATGGGTAAATTTCCTGTCCGTTGTGTGGAATTGTTAGATAAAATTGCGCGTCGTATGGAGATGTCGATCAATCTTGGTCTTGCCGCACAAAGAAAACCGAAAGACCAAAAAGAAGAAATGGCTCGTTCGGCTGCGAATTTAGCAGATTCTATGCAAGCACATGCAATTATTGCCATCACTCGTCGGGGGATCACCGCCAATAATTTAGCATCTTTTCATCCTAAATATCCCATTGTTCATGCATTTACAAATATGACATCCGTTAGGCGAAAGCTCTGGTTGACAAGGGGAGTGATTCCCTACCGAGTGGATTTTTCTTCTGATCCAGAAAAAACAATCAAACTCGCCATCCAAACTCTCGTGAATAATGGATATCTCCAAATGGGAGAAAAAGTGGTAATTCTTTCTGATATTATCGCCGGTGAAGATCGAGTCGAAACCATCCAAGTCCGCGAAGTAAAATAA
- a CDS encoding DUF5982 domain-containing protein — protein sequence MVTLSIGISIPLYAEERKSDVPEWIGEFKKLDEKELANKKEGWYATGLPDFRNDAVNGSGLGVIANIFYNGTKTDSSFKYTPYEHMFNVGIYRTNRGTQNNYLAWDAPYFADTAYRLRAYVGHDASFYNQYFGVGTESLQPLYFKDRNMDGSRITRNATFSDFENANSYARNRGPGKEFTSNQHYHDYQFETTYGQFALDKTIFQVFRVWGGSGVFEKFR from the coding sequence TTGGTAACTTTATCAATAGGGATTTCCATTCCCTTATATGCAGAAGAAAGAAAATCCGATGTACCGGAATGGATCGGTGAGTTCAAAAAATTAGATGAGAAAGAACTTGCCAACAAAAAGGAAGGTTGGTATGCCACTGGTCTTCCTGACTTTAGAAATGATGCTGTGAACGGTTCGGGCCTTGGGGTAATCGCAAATATTTTTTATAACGGAACCAAAACCGATTCTTCGTTCAAATACACTCCTTACGAACATATGTTCAACGTGGGAATTTACCGAACCAATCGCGGAACTCAGAACAATTATCTAGCTTGGGATGCACCATACTTTGCGGATACAGCTTATAGGCTTAGAGCCTATGTAGGCCATGATGCTAGTTTTTATAATCAGTACTTTGGTGTGGGAACGGAAAGTCTGCAGCCACTTTATTTCAAAGATCGGAATATGGATGGAAGCCGGATTACCCGCAATGCTACTTTCTCCGATTTCGAAAATGCAAATTCCTATGCACGCAATCGTGGGCCAGGTAAAGAATTCACATCGAACCAACATTACCATGACTACCAATTTGAAACTACCTATGGACAATTTGCTCTGGATAAAACCATATTCCAGGTCTTTCGAGTTTGGGGGGGGAGTGGAGTTTTCGAAAAATTCCGTTAG
- the omp85 gene encoding Omp85 family outer membrane protein, with protein MEFSKNSVRRYDGTSSVARDPITGIKVPAVEDSSKITEDANAGKIIGINGGNLNYVRAGIAYDTRDYEPDPDRGWLIEYNINKAERTIGSDFNYIRHFAQAKNFYQPFPKLFEEFVIAQRVALTKIEGNVPFFEYRYLFSIDGPFGALGGQNTLRGYRQERFFGPVIGFYNLELRYRVGSFSVWDQFIQLSIVPFYDVGRVWDKLHDVNTLNYKHARGVGLRIIWDQATVILLDYAYSKEDQLFYVDMGHTF; from the coding sequence GTGGAGTTTTCGAAAAATTCCGTTAGGCGGTATGACGGAACTTCCTCTGTAGCAAGAGACCCCATAACAGGTATCAAAGTCCCGGCAGTGGAAGATAGTTCTAAAATCACAGAGGATGCGAATGCAGGGAAAATCATTGGTATCAATGGTGGGAATTTAAATTATGTGCGCGCTGGTATTGCTTACGACACAAGAGATTATGAACCGGACCCCGATCGTGGTTGGCTCATTGAATACAATATCAATAAAGCAGAAAGAACCATTGGATCTGATTTTAATTATATTAGACATTTTGCCCAAGCGAAGAATTTCTACCAACCCTTCCCGAAACTCTTTGAAGAGTTTGTCATAGCCCAACGTGTGGCTTTGACAAAAATTGAAGGGAATGTTCCCTTTTTTGAATATCGTTATCTATTTTCCATCGACGGTCCGTTTGGTGCTCTGGGAGGACAGAACACACTTCGTGGGTACAGACAGGAACGTTTTTTTGGCCCGGTGATTGGGTTCTATAATCTTGAGTTACGGTACCGTGTGGGAAGTTTTTCGGTTTGGGACCAGTTCATTCAGCTAAGCATTGTTCCATTCTATGATGTCGGTCGCGTTTGGGACAAACTTCACGATGTGAACACTTTGAATTACAAACATGCACGAGGGGTGGGGCTACGGATCATTTGGGACCAAGCTACTGTGATTCTATTGGATTACGCTTATTCCAAAGAAGACCAATTGTTTTATGTAGACATGGGTCATACGTTTTAG
- a CDS encoding pirin family protein, whose translation METLKPNSNSVEKKLHPASERGHVNFGWLDSHHSFSFGHWHHPEKTNFGALRVLNDDIVEPSMGFGTHPHQNMEIISIPLFGELAHKDSTGTNGIIRTGDVQIMSAGSGILHSEFNHSSEKKVNFLQIWILPKVAGIEPRYAQKTFSEAGRVNRFQTVVSPIDEEAVWINQDAYFSLATLDPGKELSYQVHAPGQGIFTFLISGKLKVEDTNLERRDAVGYWGKDEYKFRAEVKSELLVIEVPMK comes from the coding sequence ATGGAAACATTAAAACCCAACAGCAATTCCGTAGAAAAAAAACTTCACCCCGCATCCGAGCGTGGGCATGTCAACTTCGGATGGTTGGACAGCCACCACTCCTTTAGTTTTGGCCATTGGCACCATCCCGAAAAAACAAACTTCGGGGCATTGCGGGTTCTGAACGATGACATTGTCGAACCAAGTATGGGGTTTGGAACACACCCTCACCAAAATATGGAAATTATTTCTATCCCACTTTTTGGAGAGTTGGCTCATAAGGATAGTACAGGTACGAATGGTATCATCCGCACGGGAGATGTACAGATTATGTCTGCGGGTTCTGGGATCCTTCACTCGGAGTTCAATCATAGCAGTGAAAAGAAAGTGAATTTTTTACAAATATGGATCCTTCCGAAAGTGGCAGGCATTGAACCAAGGTACGCACAAAAAACTTTTTCGGAAGCAGGAAGGGTCAACCGGTTCCAAACTGTAGTTTCTCCCATCGATGAAGAAGCCGTATGGATCAACCAAGACGCCTACTTTTCTTTGGCAACTTTAGATCCAGGAAAGGAACTCTCTTACCAAGTCCATGCACCGGGCCAAGGGATTTTTACTTTCCTCATCAGTGGGAAACTGAAAGTGGAAGATACTAATTTGGAACGGAGAGATGCCGTGGGATATTGGGGAAAGGATGAATATAAATTTCGTGCGGAAGTGAAATCCGAACTACTTGTGATTGAAGTTCCGATGAAGTAG
- a CDS encoding methyl-accepting chemotaxis protein codes for MSRTSLESIKTKKNWVELGPVYVNRVRFLLAGFYIIATLGSYKTSTTLQTTSYLVGITCMFLYGGLQAYLFKKEKLHPFFPKALIILDITVLFAVTASGLMGGSGVAADLIKSPTLYVLYYFYVVYSAFLFSKRTLLMSTYYSAFCLILILVIGYTQGVEYKEVEGFQSQKSTVGISNEVFKILFLICFGYLTSAVLNLLNEIKNESEDRQKIAETERITSDNLNRNLVQVGSELFKTLKSIREITTDFNVQIESQDKSIHELTEFVSSFSESIQTSVDNIGKQHNQITLLNHKSDTLKLSISEIGTVVEELNSNMSDFQDRSNVFSGTVKNLEERLRSVNESQKEVSEVNDIMAEIADRTNLLALNASIEAARAGEHGRGFAVVAQEVAKLAENSNENATKIKKIITTSDRFIQEGTELASVSLKQTEALQSKYELLSEVIKTATNKINSQKNINNEVLESLDLIETISRELDQESKILNRDKDQMVAVVQKMDEINREVVINARKVGENTLSLEKQAADLAVEQ; via the coding sequence ATGTCGAGAACTAGTTTAGAATCAATAAAAACCAAAAAAAACTGGGTAGAGTTGGGCCCTGTGTATGTAAATCGGGTCAGGTTTCTTTTGGCAGGATTTTATATTATCGCAACCCTTGGTTCCTATAAAACCTCAACCACATTACAAACTACGAGTTATCTCGTGGGGATTACTTGTATGTTTTTGTATGGAGGTCTTCAGGCCTATCTATTCAAAAAGGAAAAATTACATCCATTTTTTCCTAAGGCACTCATCATTTTAGACATCACAGTTCTTTTTGCTGTCACTGCTTCTGGCCTAATGGGAGGTAGTGGGGTTGCTGCAGACTTAATTAAATCACCCACACTCTATGTGTTGTATTATTTTTATGTAGTTTATTCTGCGTTTTTATTTTCCAAACGAACTCTACTTATGAGTACCTACTATTCTGCTTTTTGTCTGATCTTAATTTTGGTAATTGGTTATACACAAGGGGTTGAGTATAAAGAGGTAGAGGGATTCCAAAGCCAAAAAAGTACGGTTGGTATCTCTAATGAAGTATTTAAAATACTATTTTTAATTTGTTTTGGGTATTTAACATCGGCAGTTTTAAATTTATTAAACGAAATCAAAAATGAGTCAGAAGACCGCCAAAAAATTGCAGAAACGGAAAGAATTACCTCAGACAATTTGAATCGTAACTTGGTGCAGGTTGGTTCTGAACTATTTAAAACTCTAAAATCGATTCGTGAAATCACAACTGATTTTAACGTTCAAATTGAATCACAAGACAAATCTATTCATGAATTGACGGAGTTTGTTTCTTCTTTTTCAGAAAGTATTCAAACTTCGGTGGACAATATTGGAAAACAACACAACCAAATTACTTTATTAAATCACAAGTCCGATACACTTAAACTTAGTATATCGGAAATTGGGACCGTTGTGGAAGAGTTGAATTCCAATATGAGTGATTTTCAAGATAGAAGTAACGTATTTTCTGGAACAGTTAAGAATTTAGAAGAAAGACTTCGCTCGGTGAACGAATCTCAAAAAGAGGTGAGTGAAGTGAATGATATTATGGCTGAAATTGCAGACAGAACCAATTTACTTGCGTTGAATGCCTCCATAGAAGCAGCAAGAGCTGGGGAACATGGACGAGGATTTGCTGTTGTAGCGCAGGAAGTGGCAAAGTTGGCAGAGAACTCGAATGAAAATGCCACTAAGATTAAGAAAATCATCACAACTTCCGACCGGTTCATTCAGGAAGGCACGGAATTGGCTTCCGTTTCTCTCAAACAAACCGAAGCACTACAATCAAAATATGAGCTTTTGAGTGAAGTCATTAAAACGGCGACGAATAAAATCAATTCTCAAAAGAATATTAATAATGAGGTGCTCGAGTCGTTAGATTTGATTGAGACGATTTCAAGAGAACTAGATCAGGAATCTAAGATCCTGAATAGAGACAAAGACCAGATGGTAGCTGTCGTTCAAAAAATGGATGAAATCAACCGGGAAGTGGTTATTAATGCTAGAAAAGTTGGTGAGAATACTTTAAGTTTGGAAAAACAAGCCGCAGATTTGGCAGTCGAACAATAA
- a CDS encoding caspase family protein: MKSKILIFLYFFTTPAIIAADPGPKRLGFIVGVSEYRNLTLGDLKTAKNDALGMTKILFSYGSYNRIQTLVQEGSANSTPTKYNILSNFEALLEETNPDDLFVFYFSGHGVVDYNDKVYLLPEDANPLTPFESGIAVEQLLEMTRKYKLKRVVFFIDACRNPDDGKGEEGKKFLVETSFRDSEILSVFYSTKVGYSSFEDPKSGYGVFTKFLIYGLEGRADSNFNGEVSYSELSNYVITSLREWGKANQKLQKPYTKEYAEKSEDTILTYAVNPETSLADAPLFNPYNPTYAFRSFLFPGWGQYARGQEEKGKIYMSIFALGVLYAGFQYNTFRHDKANYESAIGIPPNSRVAETVALNYYLIEPYRQKMESSRTHLSQALTVLLILWSANVFDFYLLGPNPKEKSGVLLEFDWENHGLMGIDRVGKLGYAMQF; the protein is encoded by the coding sequence ATGAAATCAAAAATTCTAATATTCTTATATTTTTTTACTACACCGGCAATAATTGCTGCTGATCCTGGGCCAAAACGCCTTGGATTTATTGTTGGCGTTAGTGAATATAGGAACTTAACTCTTGGTGATTTGAAAACCGCAAAAAACGATGCTTTGGGGATGACCAAAATTTTATTTAGTTACGGCTCTTACAATCGTATCCAGACGCTTGTACAGGAAGGTTCGGCTAATTCAACTCCGACCAAGTATAATATCTTATCTAATTTTGAAGCATTGTTAGAAGAAACAAACCCAGACGATTTGTTTGTGTTTTATTTTTCTGGTCATGGCGTGGTTGATTACAATGACAAGGTTTATTTACTTCCAGAGGATGCTAATCCCTTAACTCCTTTTGAGTCAGGAATTGCAGTAGAACAACTCCTCGAGATGACAAGGAAGTATAAGCTAAAACGAGTTGTTTTTTTTATTGATGCTTGCCGAAATCCAGATGATGGCAAAGGAGAAGAGGGCAAAAAGTTCTTAGTGGAAACTTCGTTTCGTGACTCGGAAATTCTTTCTGTATTCTATTCGACCAAGGTGGGTTATTCTAGCTTCGAAGATCCAAAGTCAGGTTATGGTGTCTTTACTAAGTTTCTTATCTATGGCTTAGAAGGTAGAGCAGATTCCAATTTCAATGGAGAAGTTTCTTATTCCGAATTATCCAATTATGTCATTACTTCCTTACGAGAATGGGGCAAGGCTAATCAGAAATTACAAAAACCTTATACGAAAGAATATGCGGAGAAATCCGAGGATACCATTTTAACCTACGCAGTCAATCCAGAGACATCACTGGCAGATGCACCTTTATTCAATCCTTACAATCCGACATATGCTTTCCGATCCTTCCTTTTCCCTGGTTGGGGACAGTATGCGAGAGGGCAAGAAGAGAAAGGGAAGATCTATATGTCCATCTTTGCTCTGGGGGTTCTTTATGCTGGGTTTCAATATAACACCTTTCGACACGATAAAGCAAACTATGAATCGGCAATTGGTATTCCACCAAACTCTCGTGTAGCAGAAACTGTCGCATTAAATTACTACTTAATTGAGCCATATAGGCAAAAGATGGAATCATCTAGGACCCACTTGTCCCAAGCTCTTACCGTACTTCTTATACTGTGGTCAGCAAATGTGTTTGATTTTTATCTGTTGGGACCCAATCCTAAGGAAAAGTCGGGTGTTTTGCTCGAGTTTGATTGGGAAAACCATGGACTTATGGGAATTGACAGGGTTGGGAAGTTAGGATATGCGATGCAGTTTTAG
- a CDS encoding Kelch repeat-containing protein yields MRCSFSLLLTLLLFHCKIQNSSQNIFDPTTLAGSSVAVLSTLIFQDQVEIVSRYRPNDYPSFVKTEILDLDLNQPLAAHFAKNHFRVSENYKDDLVMRDVFPLSESKIRLLFSVSSRSEWREPISIFIQRPESLGNYSFSSKVLEFKFPYPRYIGSISEAKGQITTTSLSDGRILLVGGVSISGNTVSTVEIFNPEIGVSTLLPPLNQSLMGMAICTDPVGNVYVSGGKIIRGDPTVDSQINDRIYRINVTNQTVIELPVTMQRRRSGHTMVCLSNGDLLISGGQFQVGTDPTAISNDHEYISILNATSTYLGPAANFPMNTFFQFAEYDANKQRILFFGGKDRLLVYAAYSNLINSLDLNSQTLSSLPAVMPTYRSNVTSIPMPGGDRLVLGGITGSGVGSRSIESWNEVSSITKTHGFTSRIKNGSSIVTFSNSQILYTGGVDTYYKSAILELYDHVEKQNFIVDTMMNARSEHTAIRTSKGIVVFGDSALADTRVELYGKD; encoded by the coding sequence ATGCGATGCAGTTTTAGTCTACTCTTAACTTTATTACTCTTTCACTGTAAGATACAGAATTCTTCTCAAAACATTTTTGATCCCACTACCTTGGCTGGTAGTTCCGTTGCAGTTTTATCAACATTAATTTTCCAGGACCAAGTTGAAATCGTCTCTCGATACCGACCGAACGATTATCCATCCTTCGTAAAAACAGAAATACTTGATCTGGATCTTAACCAACCTCTAGCAGCTCATTTTGCTAAAAATCACTTTCGTGTTTCAGAAAACTATAAAGATGATTTGGTGATGCGAGATGTATTCCCGTTATCCGAATCTAAAATTCGTCTGCTTTTTTCTGTGTCCTCTCGGTCAGAATGGAGAGAACCAATTTCTATATTCATTCAAAGGCCAGAGTCATTAGGTAATTATTCATTTTCGAGTAAGGTATTAGAATTCAAATTTCCTTACCCACGTTATATTGGCTCTATATCAGAAGCAAAAGGCCAAATAACAACTACCTCTTTGTCAGATGGCCGAATCCTATTGGTAGGAGGGGTTTCCATATCGGGAAATACCGTCTCTACAGTGGAAATTTTTAATCCTGAAATTGGAGTGTCTACTTTACTTCCCCCACTGAACCAAAGTTTGATGGGAATGGCAATCTGTACTGACCCGGTTGGGAATGTTTATGTTTCAGGTGGGAAAATAATCCGAGGGGATCCTACTGTAGATTCTCAAATCAATGATAGAATTTATCGAATCAATGTGACAAACCAAACTGTTATAGAACTTCCAGTGACTATGCAAAGACGAAGGTCTGGCCATACGATGGTCTGTTTGTCAAACGGGGACTTACTTATTTCTGGGGGTCAATTTCAAGTAGGAACCGACCCCACCGCCATATCAAATGATCATGAATATATTTCTATTTTAAATGCAACCTCAACATACCTGGGTCCTGCAGCTAATTTTCCAATGAACACTTTTTTCCAATTCGCAGAGTATGATGCGAACAAACAAAGAATATTGTTCTTTGGTGGTAAAGATCGGCTCTTAGTTTACGCAGCTTATTCAAATCTTATCAATAGTTTGGACCTTAATTCGCAAACTTTAAGTTCATTGCCTGCAGTGATGCCAACATACAGGTCGAATGTGACAAGTATTCCCATGCCTGGTGGAGATCGGTTGGTTTTAGGTGGTATCACGGGGAGTGGAGTGGGTTCGCGAAGTATTGAATCATGGAATGAAGTAAGTTCTATTACCAAAACCCATGGTTTTACCAGTAGAATAAAAAACGGAAGTTCTATCGTAACTTTTTCAAATTCCCAAATTCTTTATACAGGTGGGGTTGATACTTACTATAAATCAGCAATCTTAGAACTTTATGATCATGTAGAAAAACAGAATTTTATAGTCGATACAATGATGAATGCGCGTTCAGAACATACGGCAATACGAACTAGTAAGGGAATTGTTGTGTTCGGTGATTCTGCATTAGCTGATACAAGAGTAGAGTTGTATGGAAAAGATTAG